The segment ACCCATTCTTTAAAATAAAAAATGAAATCTTTCTGTCAGGTTCGGGCACCATCTACGTAGGTTGTATTAAGTTATCGAATGATAACGCCTACGGTCTTGGACGGAGACTGAATTCTGATTCAGAGAATCGGGCTTCAGCCCCAACCACAAATATTAGGCGCAAAATTATACACAAATTTTGCGCCTAAGCAAATGCATTATGCTTGAGTGTTCAGAGTATTCTGATCAACAGCAACACCAGCACCCATAGTAGTAGAGATGCTTACCTTCTTCAGGAAAGTACCTTTCGCTGAAGATGGTTTTGCTTTCTTAAGCGCAACTAGTAGAGCTTCTAAGTTCTCTTGTAGTTGGTTAGCTTCGAAAGACACCTTACCAATAGTAGTGTGGATGATACCGTTCTTGTCGTTACGGTAACGAACCTGACCAGCTTTAGCGTTCTTAACCGCTTCAGCAACGTTAGGAGTTACAGTACCAACTTTAGGGTTTGGCATTAGACCACGTGGACCAAGGATGGTACCAAGTTGACCTACAACGCGCATTGCATCTGGAGATGCGATAACTACGTCGAAGTCCATAACACCTTTCTTAACTTGATCAGCTAGGTCTTCCATACCCACTAGGTCAGCGCCTGCAGCTTTAGCAGCTTCAGCGTTTGCACCTTGAGTGAATACAGCAACACGGATATCACGACCAGTACCGTGTGGTAGTACAGTTGCACCACGTACGTTTTGGTCAGATTTACGAGCGTCGATACCTAGGTTAACAGCAACGTCAACAGACTCTACGAATTTTGCAGTTGCTAGTTCTTTAAGAAGAGCAACAGCTTCGTTGATTTCGTACTCTTTAGTTACATCCACTTTCTCGCGGATTGTACGCATACGCTTAGTTAGTTTTGCCATTATATTAACCCTCTACCACTAGGCCCATTGAACGAGCAGTACCAGCGATAGAACGCTTCATCGCTTCGATGTCAGCACCAGTCATATCAGCAGCTTTAGTTTCTGCGATTTCTTGGATTTGAGCGTCAGTGATAGTACCCACTTTTTCAGTGTTTGGACGACCAGAACCAGACTTGATACCAGCTGCTTTCTTAAGAAGAACTGCTGCAGGTGGAGTCTTAGTTTCGAATGTGAAAGAACGGTCGCTGTATACAGTGATAACAACTGGAGTAGGTAGACCTTTCTCGATAGATTCTGTACGTGCGTTGAACGCTTTACAGAATTCCATGATGTTCACACCACGTTGACCTAGAGCAGGACCAACTGGTGGACTTGGGTTAGCCATACCCGCTGCAACTTGCAGCTTGATATAAGCTTCAACTTTCTTAGCCATGATATTTCCTAAATTTTGGGTTCAAACGCTAATTAACAATCAGCTCCCCGAAGTAACAAAACCAATTAAAGGTTTAGAAAACCTGATTCTCAAGTGGTAACACTCAAAAATGGTATTAATACCTGTAAAAAGGCGCGAAATTATAGCTAGCATTCGCGCCTTAAACAAGCCTAAAAGGTGTTTTTTTAGTCAACCTTTTCAACTTGTCCAAATTCAAGCTCAACTGGTGTCGCACGACCAAAGATCGATACAGACACTTTCAGGCGGCTCTTCTCATAATCCACTTCTTCAACCGTACCGTTAAAGTCAGCAAATGGACCTTCGTTAACACGAACCACTTCACCCGCTTCGAACATAGTCTTAGGACGTGGAGCTTCGCTCGCCTTCTCTAGACGGTTCAGAATCGCGTCTGCTTCTTTATCAGTAATTGGCGCTGGACGATCAGAAGTACCACCAATGAAGCCCATTACACGAGGGACGCTACGTACTAAGTGCCAAGATTCATCATTCATAATCATTTGCACAAGCACGTAACCAGGGAAGAATTTACGTTCACTTTTACGGCGTTGACCCGCGCGCATCTCAACAACTTCTTCAGTTGGGACAAGCACTTCACCGAATAGATCTTCCATGCTGTGCATCTTGATATGTTCACGTAGAGATTGTGCTACGCGACCTTCAAAGCCAGAGAAGGCTTGAACTACATACCAGCGTTTTTTTGGAGCTTCACTCATGTATTAAACCCTCTATACCCCAGTAGCAAAGGCCACTAGACGAACCATAATTCCGTCAATGCCCCAAAGTACTAGAGCCATTACAATACTTACCGCTAACACAATTAGTGTTGTTTGCATCGTTTCTTGGCGTGTAGGCCAAACAACTTTACGAACTTCCATTCGTGATTCACGTGCAAAACTAATTGCGGCTTTGCCTTTTGATGTTGTTGCAGCGACGCCTAGCGCAGCAGCAATTAACACAATTACACCTGCAGCGCGAATCACTACAGACAATTCACCATACAGGTAATTACCCACAACAGCGGCAGCTAGCAGAACGAAAGTGACAATCCACTTAAATGTATCTGCTGCATTTGAGCTATCAGGAGCTTCAGCATTTGCTTTCATAAACCAACCTGTCACACAAGTCTTACTATAGACGACAACAACCCCGCTGCTGCAGGGCAAATCCATAACATCAAGGTAAAATACCTCGATGCACTCTCTTTTTTATTTGTTAAAGAGCTAAATTCTTTAACAAATAGTCCTGTTTTCACACTTGCTTGTATAAAAAACTAGCTAATGCTTAATACAGCGCATAAAAAGGGCATCAAATGATGCCCTTTTTACTAGTGTCACGTCAAATCTTATTCAAAGATTTTAGCTACAACACCAGCACCAACTGTACGGCCACCTTCGCGGATCGCGAAACGTAGACCTTCATCCATTGCGATTGGAGCGATTAGCTCTACAATCATTTGGATGTTGTCGCCTGGCATTACCATTTCTACGCCTTCTGGTAGAGAGATATCACCAGTTACGTCAGTTGTACGGAAGTAGAACTGTGGACGGTAGCCTTTGAAGAATGGAGTATGACGGCCACCTTCATCTTTAGACAGTACGTATACTTCTGACTCAAACTTAGTGTGTGGAGTGATTGAACCTGGTTTCGCTAGTACTTGACCACGTTCAACTTCGTCACGCTTAGTACCACGTAGAAGTGCACCAACGTTCTCACCCGCACGACCTTCGTCTAGAAGCTTACGGAACATCTCAACACCAGTACATGTAGTAGTTGTAGTGTCGTGGATACCAACGATCGCTACTTCATCACCTACACGTAGAATACCGCGCTCGATACGGCCAGTTACTACTGTACCACGACCTTGGATTGAGAATACGTCTTCGATTGGCATTAGGAACGGCATGTCTACTGCACGCTCTGGCTCTGGAATGTACTCATCTAGTGCTTTAGCAAGCTCGATGATTTTCTCTTCCCACTGTGCTTCGCCGTTTAGCGCGCCTAGTGCTGAACCTTGGATAACTGGTAGGTCATCACCTGGGAAATCGTACTCAGATAGAAGTTCACGAACTTCCATTTCTACTAGTTCTAGTAGCTCTTCGTCATCTACCATGTCACATTTGTTCATGAATACGATGATGTAAGGGATACCAACCTGACGGCCTAGTAGGATGTGCTCACGAGTTTGTGGCATTGGACCATCTGTTGCAGCAACAACTAAGATACCACCGTCCATTTGCGCAGCACCAGTGATCATGTTTTTAACATAGTCAGCGTGTCCTGGGCAGTCTACGTGTGCGTAGTGACGAGCTGGAGTATCGTACTCTACGTGTGAAGTAGAGATTGTGATACCGCGCTCACGCTCTTCTGGAGCGTTATCGATAGATGCGAAGTCACGAGCTGAACCACCGTATACTTTTGATAGAGTAGTACAGATAGCTGCTGTTAGAGTTGTTTTACCGTGGTCAACGTGGCCGATAGTACCAACGTTTACGTGCGGTTTCGTACGTTCAAATTTTTCTTTAGACATGAGTTGTCCCTCTAGGTACGGATTTAAGTGGCTTTATAAATGACCACGCAACCAAAAATTTGGTAGTAAAAAGTATATATCAAAAGGAAAAGTTTGCTTAGAGCTGGTGCTGATAGGCAGAATCGAACTGCCGACCTCATCCTTACCAAGGATGCGCTCTACCATCTGAGCTATATCAGCACTCTTAAATGGAGTGGAGCGGGCAGCGGGAATCGAACCCGCATCATCAGCTTGGAAGGCTGAGGTAATAGCCATTATACGATGCCCGCAACACGTAACTCTGAGAGCTATTTCCTAATAATATGGTGGAGGGGGACGGATTCGAACCATCGAAGGCGGAGCCGGCAGATTTACAGTCTGCTCCCTTTGGCCACTCGGGAACCCCTCCAAATTTTTACGCCACTTCTCTCATTAATAAGCAGTTTTCATTACAGAAAAGCTCTCACAAAGGAGAAAATGGTGCCGACTACCGGAATCGAACTGGTGACCTACTGATTACAAGTCAGTTGCTCTACCTACTGAGCTAAGTCGGCATAAGTGGTGCGCATTCTAGTGAATGATTTATTGGCTTGCAATACTTATGAGAAAAAAAATGCGAAATTTCGCGTTCTTTTGTTTGTTCGATGATTTTTCAAGCGAATTCACGCCTAAACACTAAATATTCCATCTTTCTCGTTTGAATTGTGGCTACCATATTGTATGTTCGCTGGTCTTACTCTAATTTCGACAATTGAGCATGTTATGACCCCATATTTGTCTTTTGATCGCCAACAATGGTCTGAACTTCGCAATTCAGTGCCAATGATGCTGTCAGAAAGTGATCTGCAAGAGTTGCAAGGTATCAATGAGAATTTGACGGTAAAAGAGACTGTAGAAATCTATCTCCCTCTCGCTCGCCTTCTTAACTTGTATGTCGCGGCAAGACAGAGTCGTAATAGCGTGCTCAATCAGTTTCTCGGTAATAAAGAAAGCGCTCCCCCTTTTATCATTGGGATTGCAGGCAGTGTCGCTGTGGGAAAGAGTACAACAGCTCGCTTACTAAGAGCTTTGCTCGCCCGATGGGAAAACCATTCTAAGGTTGAACTCGTCACGACCGATGGCTTTCTACATCCAAATAGAATATTGGAAGAGCGCGGTATTATGCATAAGAAAGGATTTCCTGAATCTTATGATATACGTAGCCTTGTTCAATTTGTTTCCGATGTCAAAGCAGGGAAACCGAATGTCGAAGTCCCTGTTTATTCACACCTGACTTATGACATCACAGAGCAGAAGAAAGTTGTCGATCGCCCTGACGTATTGATCATAGAAGGGCTCAATGTTCTACAAAGTGGCATGGATTATCCGCACGATCCTCATCGAGTGTTTATTTCTGATTTTCTTGATTTCTCTATCTATGTCGATGCAGATAGCCAGATGATCGAAAAATGGTATGTTGAACGCTTTATGAAATTCAGAGACAGTGCATTCAAAGAGCCGGGTTCTTATTTCAGCCATTACACTTCATTAAGCACAGAAGAAGCCATCGCAAAAGCGAAACAAATTTGGCATTCAATTAATGGTAAGAACCTACAAGGGAACATTCTTCCTACGAAAGAACGGGCTCAACTGATTTTGAAAAAAGGCCTCAACCATACCGTGGAAGAGATACTTCTTCGTAAGTAACGATAAAACATAAAAAGAGGCCTCAGCCTCTTTTTTATTCGTTGTTTCTTAAGGAAATCTCGCCACCGATAAAACTCTTAATGCCTTGTTCTGTTTCCAATAGAACACCACCTTGCTCATCAATACCACGTTCTATTCCCGTGACCTCATTCGTTCCCATAATGAGCTTAACTTTACGCCCGATAAAGTTATCTAAGCGATTCCAACGTTCTACAAAGTTTTGCATACCGTGAATTTCGTAATTCTTTAACGCTGTATCTAGGGTGTTAATAAACTCTGCAGCCAAAACATTGCGATCAATATGATCGGTACCGATCACCTCAGACAAACTTGCCCAAGGCTGATCGATAGCAGAATCACGATCTTGCATCGCCAAATTCATACCCATACCGATAACCAAGTGTGCTGCGCCACCGGCTTGACCTGACATCTCGACTAATATGCCCGCCAGTTTTCGGTCTTGATAATAAAGGTCGTTTGGCCATTTCAGTTTCACACCTTCCAAGCCCATATTTTCTAGAGCCTCTACCATAGCAACACCAACAACAAGGCTAAGCCCCATCGCTGCAGCCATACCAGCATCAAGACGCCAGTACATTGATAAATATAGGTTTGCACCGAATGGCGATACCCAATGGCGTCCACGTCTGCCTCGACCACTCTCTTGATACTCAGCAATACAAACCGTACCGGACTGCAAGTTGGCAGTATTATCAATCAAGTACTGGTTGGTTGAGCCGATTACTGGATGAAGCTCTACCGGATTTGAAACCTTTGATTGGATTAAAGTTTCATCCAACATGATCAGCGGTTGAGACAATTGATATCCTTTTCCTTGAACACGGAAGATATCAACGCCCCACTCCTGAATGCCTTTGATATGCTTACTGATCGCCGCACGAGACATTCCAAGATCTTCGCCTAACGATTCTCCCGAGTGAAAAGAGCCATCAGATAGCTTACTCAGTAACTTTAACTTTACGTCTGGATTTTTCACTCATGATTCTCCAATCAAACAACTCAAATACGTTTCTTTGTCTCGCCCCATGAAGCGAACTTCATGTTCCAACAATACACCATACGTCTCTAGTACTTTACTTCGGACTATGCCAGCCAATTCAACGATATCTTGGGCTGTGGCATTGCCTTTGTTAATCAATACTAAAGACTGATTAGGATGAACCTGAGCTCCGCCATGTACTGTTCCTTTAAGTCCCGCATGTTCAATGAGCCATCCGGCGGCAAGCTTCACACCGTCAGCAACCGGATAGGCGACAATATCTGGAAATGAAGACTTTAGCATTTCAAAATGCTGCTCGATAACAACGGGGTTTTTGAAGAAACTTCCAGCATTTCCGATGACAGCAGGATTAGGTAATTTTTCACTACGAACCTGACATACACGCTCAAACACTTGTCTGGCAGAGCAGTCTTCGCCGAGTTCTTTTAAAGGACCATAGTTAATGTTTGGTTGCCAATGCTTAGTGAGTTTAAGACCCACTGCGACGACGATTGCCTTGTTATAAAGCGTTTTCTTAAAAATAGAATCTCGGTAGCCAAAAGCACATTCTTCTTTAGTGAGACGCTTAACTTGCAATGAATCTAGGCAAAGGTAGTCAACGTATTCACACACATCTTGAAACTCTACCCCATAAGCGCCAATGTTTTGTATTGGAGCAGAACCGGCGCATCCGGGAATCAAAGCCAAGTTCTCTAACCCTGATATATTCTCGTTTATACTCCATTCAACGAGATCCGGCCAATCTTCCCCGCCCTCTACATGCAAATAATGAAAGTCTTCATCTTGAGTGTGCTTAATGCCAAGCATACGGTTAACCATGATCAAACCTTGATAGGTCTCGGTAAAAAGCATGTTGCTCCCCTTACCTAACATCAATTTGGGCAAAGCTTTAAGCAGTGGAGAACGATACACTTCTTTTAGATCATCGACTGTTTCAATGAATACTAATGTATGGCATAACTGCTCAATGCCAAACGTATGATAAGGGGCTAAATTCACATCGTGATGTAATTGCAAAGGGCTATGTAATTGCATGAGACTCTTCAGATAAACTAAACTTCGGACATTCTACAACAGATGCCATGATAAGACACAAATGCCTGAACTCAAGTTTGGACACTTAGATCCAATAAAACTCCCACTGCTTAAACGCTTCTACAAACAACATTACCCAAGCACTAAACCTAAAAGTGACGAATTATCGATTGTTGCGTATAGCGATTTTTCTATGGTTGCTGTAGTACGATTTCGCTCGATTGCAGAATGTAGGTTGCTAACTGGGATGGCTGTAGATGAATCCAAAAGAGGGGAAGGTATAGGCTCTCAACTACTCAACTATTGCTTAAACGAGGTTTTGGCCAAAAATGATTTTTGTTTTTCTTATACCCATCTACAAAACTTCTATGAACAGGCTAACTTCAAAAAAATAGATATTGAAGAATTACCAAATGACCTTAGAACCTTATTTCTTAGATACAGTCAAAACGGTAAAGATCTCATTCCAATGCAGTTTTTTGCCGAGCGCAGTGAAGTTTAAACAGCTTTTCTAGCCTTTTGTTTCACTAGTTTGGTATTATCCGTTGTTCGCACATTTGCACATTTGCACATAAGTAAGGTAAAGCATTCAAAATGATCGCTCGTAGAAACCCATTCGACCAGCTGCCGACTATTGCGCAAGATCCGACTAAATTTGCCATTCTCTTCTCTGCCAAAGAATTTCGTACTCATCTCATTGAGTCAATTCGCCAGGCTAGTAAGCGAATTTACCTTGTAGCCCTATACCTAGAAGACGATGAAGCTGGCCGAGAGATTCTTACTGAGTTGTTCGAAGCTAAGCAACGTAATCCTGGATTAGATATTAATATATGTGTCGATTGGCACCGAGCACAACGCGGCCTAATAGGTAAAGCAACCTCCGAAGGTAATGCTGCGGCTTATAAAAAGTTTAACCAAGAGTACAAACATACCATTCCAACTTATGGAATCCCTGTACGCGGCCGTGAAGTTTTTGGCGTGTTACATCTGAAAGGTTTTGTTATTGATGATACTGTCATATATAGCGGAGCCAGCTTAAACAACGTTTACCTACACTATAAAGAACGTTATCGCTTTGATCGGTACCATTCAATCGAAAATGCCACCTTAGCTGACAGCATGGTCAAATTCGTTCAAGAAGAGATGTTAGCCCATCCTGCGGTTAATGATCTTAGTGCTCAAGATAAACCAGCAACGAAAGAGATCAAAACCGATATTCGTCAATTCAGAGCTTCACTGGCTCAGGCAAGCTACAAGTTTGAACCGGATGTTGTTGCTCAGGACAAAGTTGCTATTACCCCAATTGTTGGTTTAGGTAAGCGTCGTAACAGACTTAACCAATACATCGTACAACTTATCGCTCAAGCGAAAGATGAAGTATTCATCTGCACACCTTATTTTAATTTCCCAAGAAGTATCGCAAAGGAAGTAAAGAAGGCGCTCAAACGTGGCGTTAAAGTACATATCATCATTGGCGATAAAACAGCAAACGACTTCTACATTTCACCGGAAGAAGAATTCAAGACGATTGGCGGGCTACCTTATCTTTATGAGATAAACCTGCGTCGCTTCGCTAAAGCGAATGAAGCTAACATTGCCAGCCGTAAACTGTCCATTCACCTATGGAAGCACGAAGACAATAGCTTCCACCTAAAAGGGATTTGGGTAGACAAACGCTATATGTTGTTAACGGGGAATAACCTAAATCCTAGAGCTTGGAAACTCGATTTAGAGAATGCTCTATTGGTAAAAGATGACTACCACTTGTTAACAGAGCAGTTTGAGAAAGAGATCCAAAACATTCTTCAGCATACTCACTTAGTTTGTACATACAGACAATTAGAGAAGCTTGAAGACTACCCAGAAGCGGTACAACGCTTAGTACGGAAGATCACTCGAGTGAAAGCGGACAGAGTCTTAAAACAAATACTGTAAAAGCACATAATCAAGAAACCGACACCACTGTGTCGGTTTTTTTATATCTGTTTTTAGAGGTAGTGAAACATTTAAGAATGTGTAATGAAAACGATGGAGGTGACTTCTTAAATTAATACCTAGGGCGTGTAAAGCTCAGATATTCTTATCTTGCGCAGCTTACTTTCTATTTTGGTTTAGGGTATACAGCGGAACCGCTGGAACTTCACATAGTTTGCTTTTTGTATCTACGTAGTGACAGACTGTTCGGCTCTTAAACAAAAGCAAGCAGCAGAACTACTGCTCCACATCCGTTCGCCTTTCTCCAAATACAAAATATCCCTGTCATTTCTGACAAGGCTTCAAAATAGTCTCGGAGCGGACGGGACTTCCTATTACTTTACTTGGCGCGCCCCCCGGCGTGACAAGTCGGCTTTCTCTTAAACCAAGTGAAACCCACTGAGCTGCCGCTTCGTGTTGGTTCGTCTTTCTCCAGACGCAAAAAAGCCCCGTCATTTCTGACGAGGCTTCAAATAGTGGCGGAGCGGACGGGACTCGAACCCGCGACCCCCGGCGTGACAGGCCGGTATTCTAACCAACTGAACTACCGCTCCGCATTGGTTAGCGCTTGGTGCTAAATAAAAGCCTGGCGATGTCCTACTCTCACATGGGGAGACCCCACACTACCATCGGCGCTAATTCGTTTCACTTCTGAGTTCGGCATGGAATCAGGTGGGTCCAAATCGCTATGGTCGCCAAGCAAAATTTTAAAATTCGGAAAGCTGTTTTCTCTTTAATAAAGAGCATGTTCTCTACACATTCAATTCTGCTCTTGCTTTGAGCCCACAAAACCCCTTGGGTGTTGTATGGTTAAGCCTCACGGGCAATTAGTACAGGTTAGCTCAATGCCTCACAGCACTTACACACCCTGCCTATCAACGTTCTAGTCTCGAACAACCCTTTAGGACACTTAAAGTGCCAGGGAGAACTCATCTCAGGGCTTGCTTCCCGCTTAGATGCTTTCAGCGGTTATCAATTCCGAACTTAGCTACCGGGCAATGCTACTGGCGTAACAACCCGAACACCAGAGGTTCGTCCACTCCGGTCCTCTCGTACTAGGAGCAGCCCCCTTCAATTCTCCAACGCCCACGGCAGATAGGGACCGAACTGTCTCACGACGTTCTAAACCCAGCTCGCGTACCACTTTAAATGGCGAACAGCCATACCCTTGGGACCGACTTCAGCCCCAGGATGTGATGAGCCGACATCGAGGTGCCAAACACCGCCGTCGATATGAACTCTTGGGCGGTATCAGCCTGTTATCCCCGGAGTACCTTTTATCCGTTGAGCGATGGCCCTTCCATTCAGAACCACCGGATCACTATGACCTGCTTTCGCACCTGCTCGAATTGTCATTCTCGCAGTCAAGCGGGCTTATGCCATTGCACTAACCACACGATGTCCAACCGTGTTTAGCCCACCTTCGTGCTCCTCCGTTACTCTTTGGGAGGAGACCGCCCCAGTCAAACTACCCACCAGGCACTGTCCTCGACCCGGATAACGGGTCTGAGTTAGAACATCAAACATACAAGGGTGGTATTTCAAGGACGGCTCCACACAAACTAGCGTCTGCGCTTCAAAGCCTCCCACCTATCCTACACATGTAGGTTCAATGTTCAGTGCCAAGCTGTAGTAAAGGTTCACGGGGTCTTTCCGTCTAGCCGCGGGTACACTGCATCTTCACAGCGATTTCAATTTCACTGAGTCTCGGGTGGAGACAGCGTGGCCATCATTACGCCATTCGTGCAGGTCGGAACTTACCCGACAAGGAATTTCGCTACCTTAGGACCGTTATAGTTACGGCCGCCGTTTACCGGGGCTTCGATCAAGAGCTTCGACCGAAGTCTAACCCCATCAATTAACCTTCCGGCACCGGGCAGGCGTCACACCGTATACGTCATCTTACGATTTTGCACAGTGCTGTGTTTTTAATAAACAGTTGCAGCCACCTGGTATCTGCGACTCTCATCAGCTCCATCCGCGAGGGACTTCACCGTCAAGAGCGTACCTTCTCCCGAAGTTACGGTACCATTTTGCCTAGTTCCTTCACCCGAGTTCTCTCAAGCGCCTTGGTATTCTCTACCCGACCACCTGTGTCGGTTTGGGGTACGATTCCTTACAATCTGAAGCTTAGAGGCTTTTCCTGGAAGCATGGCATCAATGACTTCACTACCGTAGTAGCTCGACATCGTGTCTCAGCCTTAAAGAGAGCCGGATTTACCTAACTCTCAAGCCTACGCACTTGAACCTGGACAACCGTCGCCAGGCCCACCTAGCCTTCTCCGTCCCCCCATCGCAATTGTAAGAAGTACGGGAATATTAACCCGTTTCCCATCGACTACGCCTTTCGGCCTCGCCTTAGGGGTCGACTCACCCTGCCCCGATTAACGTTGG is part of the Vibrio diazotrophicus genome and harbors:
- the rplA gene encoding 50S ribosomal protein L1, with the protein product MAKLTKRMRTIREKVDVTKEYEINEAVALLKELATAKFVESVDVAVNLGIDARKSDQNVRGATVLPHGTGRDIRVAVFTQGANAEAAKAAGADLVGMEDLADQVKKGVMDFDVVIASPDAMRVVGQLGTILGPRGLMPNPKVGTVTPNVAEAVKNAKAGQVRYRNDKNGIIHTTIGKVSFEANQLQENLEALLVALKKAKPSSAKGTFLKKVSISTTMGAGVAVDQNTLNTQA
- the rplK gene encoding 50S ribosomal protein L11; the protein is MAKKVEAYIKLQVAAGMANPSPPVGPALGQRGVNIMEFCKAFNARTESIEKGLPTPVVITVYSDRSFTFETKTPPAAVLLKKAAGIKSGSGRPNTEKVGTITDAQIQEIAETKAADMTGADIEAMKRSIAGTARSMGLVVEG
- the nusG gene encoding transcription termination/antitermination protein NusG, yielding MSEAPKKRWYVVQAFSGFEGRVAQSLREHIKMHSMEDLFGEVLVPTEEVVEMRAGQRRKSERKFFPGYVLVQMIMNDESWHLVRSVPRVMGFIGGTSDRPAPITDKEADAILNRLEKASEAPRPKTMFEAGEVVRVNEGPFADFNGTVEEVDYEKSRLKVSVSIFGRATPVELEFGQVEKVD
- the secE gene encoding preprotein translocase subunit SecE, which produces MKANAEAPDSSNAADTFKWIVTFVLLAAAVVGNYLYGELSVVIRAAGVIVLIAAALGVAATTSKGKAAISFARESRMEVRKVVWPTRQETMQTTLIVLAVSIVMALVLWGIDGIMVRLVAFATGV
- the tuf gene encoding elongation factor Tu, coding for MSKEKFERTKPHVNVGTIGHVDHGKTTLTAAICTTLSKVYGGSARDFASIDNAPEERERGITISTSHVEYDTPARHYAHVDCPGHADYVKNMITGAAQMDGGILVVAATDGPMPQTREHILLGRQVGIPYIIVFMNKCDMVDDEELLELVEMEVRELLSEYDFPGDDLPVIQGSALGALNGEAQWEEKIIELAKALDEYIPEPERAVDMPFLMPIEDVFSIQGRGTVVTGRIERGILRVGDEVAIVGIHDTTTTTCTGVEMFRKLLDEGRAGENVGALLRGTKRDEVERGQVLAKPGSITPHTKFESEVYVLSKDEGGRHTPFFKGYRPQFYFRTTDVTGDISLPEGVEMVMPGDNIQMIVELIAPIAMDEGLRFAIREGGRTVGAGVVAKIFE
- the coaA gene encoding type I pantothenate kinase: MTPYLSFDRQQWSELRNSVPMMLSESDLQELQGINENLTVKETVEIYLPLARLLNLYVAARQSRNSVLNQFLGNKESAPPFIIGIAGSVAVGKSTTARLLRALLARWENHSKVELVTTDGFLHPNRILEERGIMHKKGFPESYDIRSLVQFVSDVKAGKPNVEVPVYSHLTYDITEQKKVVDRPDVLIIEGLNVLQSGMDYPHDPHRVFISDFLDFSIYVDADSQMIEKWYVERFMKFRDSAFKEPGSYFSHYTSLSTEEAIAKAKQIWHSINGKNLQGNILPTKERAQLILKKGLNHTVEEILLRK
- the birA gene encoding bifunctional biotin--[acetyl-CoA-carboxylase] ligase/biotin operon repressor BirA; protein product: MKNPDVKLKLLSKLSDGSFHSGESLGEDLGMSRAAISKHIKGIQEWGVDIFRVQGKGYQLSQPLIMLDETLIQSKVSNPVELHPVIGSTNQYLIDNTANLQSGTVCIAEYQESGRGRRGRHWVSPFGANLYLSMYWRLDAGMAAAMGLSLVVGVAMVEALENMGLEGVKLKWPNDLYYQDRKLAGILVEMSGQAGGAAHLVIGMGMNLAMQDRDSAIDQPWASLSEVIGTDHIDRNVLAAEFINTLDTALKNYEIHGMQNFVERWNRLDNFIGRKVKLIMGTNEVTGIERGIDEQGGVLLETEQGIKSFIGGEISLRNNE
- the murB gene encoding UDP-N-acetylmuramate dehydrogenase is translated as MKSLMQLHSPLQLHHDVNLAPYHTFGIEQLCHTLVFIETVDDLKEVYRSPLLKALPKLMLGKGSNMLFTETYQGLIMVNRMLGIKHTQDEDFHYLHVEGGEDWPDLVEWSINENISGLENLALIPGCAGSAPIQNIGAYGVEFQDVCEYVDYLCLDSLQVKRLTKEECAFGYRDSIFKKTLYNKAIVVAVGLKLTKHWQPNINYGPLKELGEDCSARQVFERVCQVRSEKLPNPAVIGNAGSFFKNPVVIEQHFEMLKSSFPDIVAYPVADGVKLAAGWLIEHAGLKGTVHGGAQVHPNQSLVLINKGNATAQDIVELAGIVRSKVLETYGVLLEHEVRFMGRDKETYLSCLIGES
- a CDS encoding GNAT family N-acetyltransferase, which translates into the protein MPELKFGHLDPIKLPLLKRFYKQHYPSTKPKSDELSIVAYSDFSMVAVVRFRSIAECRLLTGMAVDESKRGEGIGSQLLNYCLNEVLAKNDFCFSYTHLQNFYEQANFKKIDIEELPNDLRTLFLRYSQNGKDLIPMQFFAERSEV
- the pssA gene encoding CDP-diacylglycerol--serine O-phosphatidyltransferase; the encoded protein is MIARRNPFDQLPTIAQDPTKFAILFSAKEFRTHLIESIRQASKRIYLVALYLEDDEAGREILTELFEAKQRNPGLDINICVDWHRAQRGLIGKATSEGNAAAYKKFNQEYKHTIPTYGIPVRGREVFGVLHLKGFVIDDTVIYSGASLNNVYLHYKERYRFDRYHSIENATLADSMVKFVQEEMLAHPAVNDLSAQDKPATKEIKTDIRQFRASLAQASYKFEPDVVAQDKVAITPIVGLGKRRNRLNQYIVQLIAQAKDEVFICTPYFNFPRSIAKEVKKALKRGVKVHIIIGDKTANDFYISPEEEFKTIGGLPYLYEINLRRFAKANEANIASRKLSIHLWKHEDNSFHLKGIWVDKRYMLLTGNNLNPRAWKLDLENALLVKDDYHLLTEQFEKEIQNILQHTHLVCTYRQLEKLEDYPEAVQRLVRKITRVKADRVLKQIL